In Patescibacteria group bacterium, the DNA window TATTTATCGCCACGCGTTCGGTATTTTGCTGCACTGTCCGTACCGTAAACCAGTCCATACTTTAGCCGTGTCTTGTTTTAATCTGGAGAATAGCGGCAACCGGCAGTTGTCACTCCTCCAAGATTTAGATAAAAAAGAAAAAGTGGTCGAAGCGATGGATGAGATTAACGAAAAATGGGGTAACTTTGTGATTACACCGGCCATGATGCTGGGCACCAAAAGTTTAGTTCCTGACCGGATTGCTTTTGGGGGAATCAAAGAACTGGAAGAACTTTACGCTTAAGACCTCTCTTGCCCCCATTTATTAAAAGATTTACAATATCGCCAAGGCCTATGGGGACTTGTGTTTTCTGTCGGATAATTAAAGGGGAAATACCAATGAACTTTGTTTATCAGGACGAGGAAATCGCAATTTTCCCGGATAAAAACCCAGCCGCGCCGGTCCATTTGCTTTTTATCCCAAAAAAGCATATTTCAGATTTGACCGAAGCGCCGGACGAGATGGTCTTAAAAATTCAGAATAAAATCTTAGAAAAAATAAGAGAATTAGGATTGGTGGAAAAAGGATACAGAATTGTAATCAACGGCGGAACGGCTAAAGCAATTCCGCACTTACACTTTCATCTGTTAGGACAGGTGGGAGTCGAAAGAAAAGTTTAAGGAGGTGTTATGGTAAATGGTAGTTGTCAAAGCACAACCAGGACAATCATCGGATCAGGTAATTCGCGCGTTTCAGAAGAAGGTTCTCAATGAGAACATTCTTGACGAGCTTAAAAAACGGGAGTTTTATCAAAAGCCGGCGTTGGTGCGAAAAGCCAAAGCGATGGCGCGCAAACACCCAAACCGGAGACAAACCTATTAATGTTACTTGACCAGCTCCAATCCGAACTTAATACGGCCCTCAAAAATCGGGATCAGGTGAGGGTGGATACCCTGCGTTTTCTGCTAGGCGCGATCTTTAATTTTCAGATCGAAAAGGGCAAAGACTATGTGGCGACAGACAATGATGTTCTCAATGTCATTTCTAAGCAAGTCAAAACCCACAAAGAATCTATCGAAATGTTCCAAAAAGCCGGAAGACAGGACTTAGTCGACCGGGAACAGTCAGAACTACAGATACTCCAAAGCTATTTACCGGCCCAGATGAGCGAAGAAGAAATAAAAAATAAGATAGAAAAGATAAGAAAGACTAATCCGGGAGCGGACTTCGGGACTTTAATGAAACTTTCTATGGCCGAGCTAAGAGGCAAGGCTGACGGAGCGGTAGTTGCCCAACTGCTTAGGAGTAATGGCTAAAGTTTTAATTCTGACGGATTCCCGGTATCCGGTTTCCAAACCGAAAATCCAAGCGGCGGTGGAATCCGTCCTCAAATCGAGAAAAATTAACACTAATGTTGAGGTCTCGATCCTGGTGTGCGGGCGGAGGAAAAGCCAGGAGCTGGCTCACAAGTATCTTCACGACGATAGACCGCATAATGTCTTGTCTTTTCCCCTGGAAAGTTTCCCGGTGCTGGGAGACATTGTGGTCTGTTACCCCATTGCTCAGGAGGAAGCCAACAGGGATAATGTGCTGGTAGATACCAAGGTTTGTGAGCTGATCAGCCACGGCATGCTCCATCTTCTAGGAGAACACCATCCGGAGTAAAATACGCTAGATGTTTTACCGAAAATACCGTCCTCAGGCTTGGGAAGAATTGGCGACTTCTAAAATTCGCGACACTTTGGGCAAAGCCATTCTTGAAAATAACTGGTCGCATGCTTATCTGCTCACCGGGAGTCGGGGAACAGGAAAAACTACCACTGCCCGGCTGATTGCCAAGACTGTCAATTGTACCAATCGTAAGAAAGGCGAGGAGCCCTGCAATAAGTGTGATTCCTGTGTGGCCATAACGGAAGGGCGCAGTCTCGATGTCATCGAAATTGACGCGGCTTCCAACACCGGTGTAGACGATATTCGCGATCTTCGGGAGAAAGTGAAACTGGCGCCGGCTAGTTCTAAATATAAAGTCTACATTATTGACGAAGTTCATATGCTTTCGACTTCGGCCTTTAACGCTTTACTGAAGACTTTGGAAGAACCTCCGGCTCAGGTGATTTTTATCCTGGCGACAACAGATCCCCAGAAACTTCCGGAAACGATTGTGTCGCGCTGTTTGGTTTATGATTTCGGCCGGGCAAAGGAAGAGGAAATAAAAAATCGGCTGACAAAAATTGCGGAGTTTGAAAAAATAGAAATCAAAGAAGAGGTTCTGACAGTAGTGGCGCAAAGAGCCAACGGGTCGCATCGTGACGCCCAGAAAATTCTTGAGCAGTTGATCTCCTCGGGTGCTAAAGCAGACTTGGAGCGTCTAGAAGCGCTAAACCTCACACAAAATGAAGATGTCGCCAGAAAACTTCTGAGGCTTTTGGCGCAACATAAACAAACCGAGGCGCTTAAGGAAATTGAAACTTTTGTGGCGGCCAACGGAAAATTTAAAGATTTAATTCTGGCGATGATCTCTCAACTTCGGGATATTCTTGTATTCGGAAAGAGGGAAGCAGGAATAAACGACACAAAAATATTAATTGAGAAGTTAATAGAGGCGAATTCTATGCTTCGGGATAGTCCGCTGCCTTCTTTGCCGCTGGAATTAGTGGTCGTGGAATGGTGCCGGGTTCCAGATGATAGCGGGAGACAGAAGGCAGAAAACAGATCCGAGGAAACAGAAAACAGAACCGGGGCAATTAAAGACACGGAACATAAAGAGAAAGAGAAAACCACGGACGATGGAAGCGGATATCAGTCAATAGTAGATAAATGGGCGGAGATTGTCGCGGCGACAAAACCTTACAATCATAGTCTCAATGCTTTTCTGAAAGCGGCCAACCCCCAGGAAATAAGTAACGGCTTTCTCGTTATTGGTGTGGCCTACAAATTCCACAAAGAAAAATTGGAAGAACCCAAAAACAGGGACGTTTTGGAACAGGTTATCTCTGATATAATAGAAAAAGAAATAAAGGTTAAGTTTAAACTTAACGAAAAGAAATGAGGTGAAGGTTAATGGGAATGTTTGACGGCTTAAAACAGCTCGGTGACCTGAATCAAATGCGCCAGCAGGCGCAAAAAATCCAGCAACAGCTGGCGGCTGAAAAGGTTGAAGTGACCAAACAGACAGCGAAAGGCCAGCTGAAAATTGTCCTGACCGGTGACCAAAAAGTTCTGGAAATTTCCTGGGACGGACAACGCGACTTCGAGCTGGAACAGGCTCTGGGCGAAGCACTTTATAAATCACAGATGATTGCGGCAAGCAAGTTACAGGATTTGACTGGAGGGGTGCAGTAAGGTGCCGTTTCCGAAACAAATTCGCGATTTGATTGAAGCGTTTGAAAGACTACCGGGGGTAGGGGAAAAAACCGCCCAACGGCTAACTTTCTATTTACTTCATGTTCCCGAGCCGGAAATTAACAAGCTTGGTAATGCTGTCTTAAATCTTAAAAAAGAGATCTTTATTTGTTCAATCTGCAAGAATATCAGCGATAAACAAATCTGCGAAATATGTTCGGACCAGACCCGCGACCATAGTACTATCTGTGTCGTCGAGCAGCCTTTGGATGTTTTTAGCCTCGAAAGTACCGGCAAGTATCACGGGGTATATCATGTCCTGCACGGCGTGATTGATCCGCTCCATAACATTGGGCCGGAGGAACTGTATATCGAAGATATGATTGAGAGAGTCAGCGGGAAAGGAGATAAGGTAAAAGAAGTTATTCTGGCCCTGAACCCGACTATGGAAGGCGAAGCAACGGCCATGTACATTGCCAATAAAATTCGATCCGCCAAAAGGGCGGACGAATTTCGAATTTCCCGTTTGGGTATGGGGATGCCCACGGGTGGGGATATCCAGTACGCCGATGAGACTACTCTCTCCCGTGCGCTTGAGGGGCGAAGGAATTACGAGTAGAATAGCTCTATGGGGAAGATAATTAAGCCCAAAGCTCTTTCCAAAGGAGATACTGTCGCGATTGTGGCCCCTTCCGAGCCGGTAACTAAAGCTAACCTTGAGAGCGCTGTCCGGTTTTTGGGAAATATGGGCTTTAAAGTCAAAACCGGAGGGAACATTCTGAAAGCCATCGGCGATTATGTGGCCGGAACGCCGGTCGACCGGGCGGCAGATTTCAACTGGGCTTTTTCAGATCCAGAAGTTTGCGCCGTGCTTTTTGCCGTCGGCGGCATGGGCGCCTCGCAGATTCTGGACAAAATCGACTTCGATAACATTAAAAATAATCCCAAGATTTTCGTCGGCTATTCCGACGCGACGACTTTGCAACTGGCGATTTTGGCGAAAACCGGGTTGTTAACTTTTCACGGTCCCAACGCGCTATCTTTGCCGGATTTCCGGACAACAGGCTACACCCTGTCCAATTTTTGGAAGATGCTTTCCTTACCCCAAAGCGAAGCTGGCACCACCGTTGTCGAGCCGCAATCAGTCTGGCAGGAAGTCCGGCCCGGCGCGGCGGAAGGGGTTTTATTTGGCGGCAATTTAAGTTGTGTCTGTAAGCTTTTGGGGACAGAGTGGGACCCGTTCGTGGGACTGGACCGGCAGTTCGGCCCGGAAACAAAATATCTTTTTTTCTGGGAAGAGGATTACGAGCAGTTTTCGGAGATTATGCGCAATCTCTGGCAGATCAGAAACACCGGTTTCTTTAAGAAAATTGCCGGGATGATTGTGGGCAAACTGACAGCGGTCGCGGAGGTAGACTACCAGAATTTTCCGACCAAAAAAGAATTAATCCGGGAGATTTCCGAACCCTTTGGGTTCCCGATTCTTTACGGCGTGGATTTTGGCCACGAAGTGCCCAGAACAACCATTCCGATCGGTGTTCAGGCAAAAATGGATACGGCGACAAAAAAGCTGGAAATTCTGGAAGCGGCAGTGGTATAAAATGGGTCCTGCCAGGCCTTGGTGGCTAGGTAATTTGTTCTCGCGCTCGGCCGCGATCCCGAGTACTCATTACATTCAGTAAATGTAACCGTTTCCTGATTCAGGTGCCCGGGCCGCTTACCCTCGCGCTGCGAAAAATTACCCACGCCGCCATAAGTTATAATGAAATTATGGATAATCCGTTACGGCAGGTTACTGATGAAATGGGAGAGCTGGGCAAAGACACGGCCAAAACTTTTGTCCGGGATGTGGTCAAAGGCGTCCCAAAATCGATAAAGACACAGGTAGTTGGACAGACAATAGATAACGGATCCGGGACAGCGGACAAGAAACAAGATACAAGAAACAAGAAAATGGATCCGGTGACGGGAAAACCAATCCCCACAAAAAAAGCCCTGACGCAATTGACCCAAGCAACGGCCCAATATCAAAAAACAAAACTGCAAAAACTGCGGGAAGAGTTCGACAAGATGAAACTGCCGTCGGCTACGCCGGAGAAAAAGCAGGAAGAACTAATCGCCAAGAAAAAGTCCTTTGATGTCGTGGCTCAAACTCTCAAAAGTGCCGAATCAACCGGCGAGTTTGGAAGACAGGTGGGAGGATAATAATGTTTTATTTGAATTACCGCTATGCTTATTTAATCGGTGATCTATTAATCTGTTTTCCTGTCTGGTTGCTGCTTTTTCTGCGCCGCAGGGATTTAGGAAAGGAGATCTTACTGGCGAGTGTAATTTGTGCTTTATTGGGTCCGATTTCCGAATTTTGGTATCTTCGTGACTATTGGCATCCACAGACAATCACCGGAACCGGTTTTGGTATCGAAGACGTTTTGTTCGGTTTTTTTATTGGTGGGATCGGAGTGTCGTTATACGAAGAGGTATTTGGTGAGAGATTTGCCAAGAGGGCTGACCGAAAACATCACTGGACATGGCTATTATTGCCTTTTACGGGATTAGGTTTGCTTGTTTTGAACGGCCTGAACCTATATTTGGGGATAAATTCTATTTATGCTTCCAGTATAATGTTTTTTGTCCTGGCCTTAACTATGTTGTGGTTTCGCCGCGATCTGTGTATCGACGCCTTTGTCAGCGGAATTCTTTTAACACTGTTTGGCTTTCTTGCTTATAGAGGGTTGCTGACGGTTTTTCCGGAGTTAATTTTCAGGTGGTGGAAACTGGAAAATATCAGTGGAGTATTATTATCTGGTATTCCGGCCGAAGAACTACTTTGGGCTTTTACTTTTGGTCTGGTTGCCGGGCCGGCATATGAATTCTTTGCGGGATTAAAGCTTAAAAACTTGAAGAAATGAAAATATATAACACTTTGACCCGGAAAGTTGAGGAGTTGAAGCCGATCTCCGATCGGAAAATAAATATGTTTGTTTGTGGGCCAACGGTTTATGACTATGCCCATATCGGCAACGCCCGAACCTACATTAATTTTGATTTTTTTGTTAAATATCTGCGTTTTCGCGGCTTCGATGTTTTCTATCTGCAAAACATTACCGATATCGACGACAAGATAATCGCCCGGTCAAAAGAGCGGATGATCAGCTGGGAGACTTTGGCCAAAGAGTACGAAGAAAAATATTATGAAGACATGGCCGCGTTGGGAGTGACGGCGGTAGCCGAATACGCCCGGGCCACGGATTATATTCCCCAAATCGTCCGCCAGGTAAAAATTCTCCTGGAGAAGGGCTATGCCTACAAAACTTCCGACGGTGTTTATTATGACATCTTCAAATTTGCTGACTACGGTAAGCTGTCAGGTCGGACCGAAGCAGACCAAAATGCCGGGGTTTCCCGGATTGACGAAAGTTTGGATAAGAAAAATAAGAACGATTTTGCTCTCTGGAAATTTTCCAGACCAGACGAACCGTCCTGGGAGACTGAACTTGGCCGGGGTCGGCCCGGATGGCATATTGAAGACACAGCCATTACCGAAGCCCATTTTGGGTCCCAGTATGACATCCATGGCGCGGCAGTGGATTTAATGTTTCCGCATCACGAGGCAGAAATTGCCCAGATGGAAGCGATTTCCGGCAAAAAACCGCTGGCAAAGTATTGGATGCACGCTGCTTTTTTGAATATGAACTCGCAAAAGATGAGTAAAAGCAAAGGAAACTTTACGACGGCTCGGGAAGCGACCCAAAAGTGGGGGGTTAGGCTCCTAAGGTTCTTTTTTATCAGCAGTCATTATCGGACAGTCCTGGACTATTCGGAGGCAAGTTTAGAACAGGCCAAAGGAGCCCTGGAAAGACTGGATGGATTTATTCTCAAGATTGATAAAACCAAAGAAGACGATATCAGTCAATTAAAAACAGAAGTCCTCGCGGCCCTGGACAATGATTTTGACACCCCCAAGGCATTAGCGGTGCTCTTTGATTACATCCGCGACAATCGCGACAAAGCCGGTAAAAATGCTTACGCCTTTTTGCAGGAATTAAACGCTGTTTTCGGTTTTCTGATCTTTGAAAAAGAAGTCCCGGAAGAAATCCAGAAGCTAATCAATAAGCGGGAGGCGCTTCGTAAAGAGAAAAAATACGCGGAAGCTGATAAACTGAGAGAGGAAATAGAAGCAAAGGGGTATAAAATAGAAGATAGAGCAATAAAATAACACTTGTGTCGCTGCCCAGATATTTACAAATCATTTTAGGAATTGTTGGCTTCATTTTTATCGGTAATCTCGTGCTGCTGGATTATTTCTTTGTTTCTCAGCGAGGCGATCTTTTAGATTTTCAGGCCCGGTTGAGCCAGCTTTCGGGCTCTTTTACCAATCTCAGCGCCAGGATATACACCGCTCCGGCAGGCAACCCGGCGGAAGTAAAATCTCCGACTCCGGCGCCGGCACCGACAAACGAGGCTTGCCCGCAAACTTGTTTAACCGCGATTGACACTGCAGTCAAAACC includes these proteins:
- a CDS encoding HIT domain-containing protein yields the protein MGTCVFCRIIKGEIPMNFVYQDEEIAIFPDKNPAAPVHLLFIPKKHISDLTEAPDEMVLKIQNKILEKIRELGLVEKGYRIVINGGTAKAIPHLHFHLLGQVGVERKV
- the rpsU gene encoding 30S ribosomal protein S21 — encoded protein: MVVVKAQPGQSSDQVIRAFQKKVLNENILDELKKREFYQKPALVRKAKAMARKHPNRRQTY
- a CDS encoding GatB/YqeY domain-containing protein; the protein is MLLDQLQSELNTALKNRDQVRVDTLRFLLGAIFNFQIEKGKDYVATDNDVLNVISKQVKTHKESIEMFQKAGRQDLVDREQSELQILQSYLPAQMSEEEIKNKIEKIRKTNPGADFGTLMKLSMAELRGKADGAVVAQLLRSNG
- the ybeY gene encoding rRNA maturation RNase YbeY; this translates as MAKVLILTDSRYPVSKPKIQAAVESVLKSRKINTNVEVSILVCGRRKSQELAHKYLHDDRPHNVLSFPLESFPVLGDIVVCYPIAQEEANRDNVLVDTKVCELISHGMLHLLGEHHPE
- the dnaX gene encoding DNA polymerase III subunit gamma/tau is translated as MFYRKYRPQAWEELATSKIRDTLGKAILENNWSHAYLLTGSRGTGKTTTARLIAKTVNCTNRKKGEEPCNKCDSCVAITEGRSLDVIEIDAASNTGVDDIRDLREKVKLAPASSKYKVYIIDEVHMLSTSAFNALLKTLEEPPAQVIFILATTDPQKLPETIVSRCLVYDFGRAKEEEIKNRLTKIAEFEKIEIKEEVLTVVAQRANGSHRDAQKILEQLISSGAKADLERLEALNLTQNEDVARKLLRLLAQHKQTEALKEIETFVAANGKFKDLILAMISQLRDILVFGKREAGINDTKILIEKLIEANSMLRDSPLPSLPLELVVVEWCRVPDDSGRQKAENRSEETENRTGAIKDTEHKEKEKTTDDGSGYQSIVDKWAEIVAATKPYNHSLNAFLKAANPQEISNGFLVIGVAYKFHKEKLEEPKNRDVLEQVISDIIEKEIKVKFKLNEKK
- a CDS encoding YbaB/EbfC family nucleoid-associated protein, with translation MFDGLKQLGDLNQMRQQAQKIQQQLAAEKVEVTKQTAKGQLKIVLTGDQKVLEISWDGQRDFELEQALGEALYKSQMIAASKLQDLTGGVQ
- the recR gene encoding recombination mediator RecR; protein product: MPFPKQIRDLIEAFERLPGVGEKTAQRLTFYLLHVPEPEINKLGNAVLNLKKEIFICSICKNISDKQICEICSDQTRDHSTICVVEQPLDVFSLESTGKYHGVYHVLHGVIDPLHNIGPEELYIEDMIERVSGKGDKVKEVILALNPTMEGEATAMYIANKIRSAKRADEFRISRLGMGMPTGGDIQYADETTLSRALEGRRNYE
- a CDS encoding LD-carboxypeptidase: MGKIIKPKALSKGDTVAIVAPSEPVTKANLESAVRFLGNMGFKVKTGGNILKAIGDYVAGTPVDRAADFNWAFSDPEVCAVLFAVGGMGASQILDKIDFDNIKNNPKIFVGYSDATTLQLAILAKTGLLTFHGPNALSLPDFRTTGYTLSNFWKMLSLPQSEAGTTVVEPQSVWQEVRPGAAEGVLFGGNLSCVCKLLGTEWDPFVGLDRQFGPETKYLFFWEEDYEQFSEIMRNLWQIRNTGFFKKIAGMIVGKLTAVAEVDYQNFPTKKELIREISEPFGFPILYGVDFGHEVPRTTIPIGVQAKMDTATKKLEILEAAVV
- a CDS encoding lycopene cyclase domain-containing protein — encoded protein: MFYLNYRYAYLIGDLLICFPVWLLLFLRRRDLGKEILLASVICALLGPISEFWYLRDYWHPQTITGTGFGIEDVLFGFFIGGIGVSLYEEVFGERFAKRADRKHHWTWLLLPFTGLGLLVLNGLNLYLGINSIYASSIMFFVLALTMLWFRRDLCIDAFVSGILLTLFGFLAYRGLLTVFPELIFRWWKLENISGVLLSGIPAEELLWAFTFGLVAGPAYEFFAGLKLKNLKK
- the cysS gene encoding cysteine--tRNA ligase — translated: MKIYNTLTRKVEELKPISDRKINMFVCGPTVYDYAHIGNARTYINFDFFVKYLRFRGFDVFYLQNITDIDDKIIARSKERMISWETLAKEYEEKYYEDMAALGVTAVAEYARATDYIPQIVRQVKILLEKGYAYKTSDGVYYDIFKFADYGKLSGRTEADQNAGVSRIDESLDKKNKNDFALWKFSRPDEPSWETELGRGRPGWHIEDTAITEAHFGSQYDIHGAAVDLMFPHHEAEIAQMEAISGKKPLAKYWMHAAFLNMNSQKMSKSKGNFTTAREATQKWGVRLLRFFFISSHYRTVLDYSEASLEQAKGALERLDGFILKIDKTKEDDISQLKTEVLAALDNDFDTPKALAVLFDYIRDNRDKAGKNAYAFLQELNAVFGFLIFEKEVPEEIQKLINKREALRKEKKYAEADKLREEIEAKGYKIEDRAIK